GTGCCTGAGCAGCACCGTGCGTTCCCGCAGCCCGTGCATCCGGGCGTGCCGGGCGTACTCGGCGGTGTTGGCCTCCGCCACCCCGATCCTGATCTGGCGTGCCAGGGCGCACAGCTGCTTGCACACCAGCACGGCCACCGGCAGCACCAGCACGGCCGGATGGGTGATCAGCGAGGTCCCGGACAGCCCGGCCGCGGTGGGGGGCAACCAGCCGAGCCGCAGCGAGAACAGCGCCACCAGCAGCAGCCCAAGCGCGAACTCGGGGATCGAGTCGAGCATCACGATGACCGAGTTGACCGTCCTGTCCAGCGGTGAACCCTGCCGCAGCCCGGTGAGCACCCCGACTGCCAGGGCCAGCGGCACGATCACGGCCAGTGTGGTCGCGGTGAGCACGGCGGTGGTGGCCAGCCCGTCGGAGATCTCGGCCGTCACCGGTGCCCCGGTGAGCAACGAGGTGCCGAGATCACCGCGCAGCAGGCCGGTGAACCACTCCAGCAGGCGTTGGCCGAACGGTTCGTCCAGGCCCAGCTCCCGCCGCAGCGCCTCGATCTGC
The nucleotide sequence above comes from Actinopolyspora erythraea. Encoded proteins:
- a CDS encoding ABC transporter permease, with the protein product MTPAYLPRRVTIAVLQVLGVAVAVFALSALLPGDTAVVVLGKHGTPEQIEALRRELGLDEPFGQRLLEWFTGLLRGDLGTSLLTGAPVTAEISDGLATTAVLTATTLAVIVPLALAVGVLTGLRQGSPLDRTVNSVIVMLDSIPEFALGLLLVALFSLRLGWLPPTAAGLSGTSLITHPAVLVLPVAVLVCKQLCALARQIRIGVAEANTAEYARHARMHGLRERTVLLRHVLPNAAAPSVQQFARTVDGLLGGVVVVEALFALPGLGSGFVDAVMARDLPTVQGYALVFAATTVTVNLLADITAYRLVPRHRGSP